GAAGATCACGACGCCGGAACGCGCGAGGAAGTCTTCGCGGCGCTCCGAGATAGAGCGGTCGACGAACGGACGGTAGAGGTCTCGCGTGAAGTACGACGACCCCGACAGCAGCATCGAGTCCGAAGAGGACATCATCGCGGCCATCGCGCCGGCGATGACCAGCGCGGCGAACCAGGTCGGCGTGTACGCCGCGAGGACGGCCGGGAGGACGTTTTCGCCCTCGGGGACCGCCACCTCGAGGCCGGCGGCCCACGCGCCGAGCATGAACGAGGGGACGAACAGCAGGACGCAGAGGATCGGCCACAGCGCGAAGGAGCGCTTGAGCACCGTCTTCGAGCCGGCGGCGAAGAACCGCTGGTTGACCTGCGGGAACATCGCGACCCCGAAGCCGATCGTGATCGCCGTCGAGAGCATCCACTGTGGCGTGTAGTAGTCGCTGCCCAGCGAGAGGAAGTCGGCGGTCGCTGCCGTCGAGGCGACGGCCTCGGTCGCGGCGCCGGGACCGCCGACGGCGGATAGCACCCAGATCGTCGCGACCCAGGTGGTAACGAGCATGAACGCGCCCTGCAAGGTGTCGGTCCAGGCGATCCCGCGCATTCCGGCGACGACGACGTAGAGGATCATGAACGCGGTGATCAGTCCCGCGCCGGCGGCGTAGGGGATCGCGCCTTCGGTCAGCGACTGCAACGCGGTCCCGGCGCCGACCTGCTGGAGCATCACGTACGGGAAGAGGTACAACAAACTGATGCCGGCGATCAGCCCGCGGAGTCGCTTCGAGCCGAATCGATCGCCGAGCATCTCGCCAGATGAAGTCCGGTCGGTCATGCGGTAGGCGACCAGCCCGACGGCCAGCGCCAGTAGCAGGTAGCCGACGATGATCCCCAACTGTAAGGCGACGCTCACGGCCGGTCACCTCCCGTTGCCGGTCGCGACGACCGATCTCCGTGCTCGAGGCCCGAGGTCTCCGACCCGTTCGCGTCGCTCGAGTCGCCCTCGCGTCCGGGTTCGATGCCGATGCCCCACGCTCGCTGGGCGAATAGC
This portion of the Haloterrigena gelatinilytica genome encodes:
- a CDS encoding sodium:solute symporter family protein, coding for MSVALQLGIIVGYLLLALAVGLVAYRMTDRTSSGEMLGDRFGSKRLRGLIAGISLLYLFPYVMLQQVGAGTALQSLTEGAIPYAAGAGLITAFMILYVVVAGMRGIAWTDTLQGAFMLVTTWVATIWVLSAVGGPGAATEAVASTAATADFLSLGSDYYTPQWMLSTAITIGFGVAMFPQVNQRFFAAGSKTVLKRSFALWPILCVLLFVPSFMLGAWAAGLEVAVPEGENVLPAVLAAYTPTWFAALVIAGAMAAMMSSSDSMLLSGSSYFTRDLYRPFVDRSISERREDFLARSGVVIFASTAFVASLVTPGTLFELGDAAFSGFAQLALPVLVALYWRRTTRTGITAGILLSQAFYLGNLFLEPIVAALEFMTIVPILGELIPLLIGLLTLVLRGTYMGWTAGIVGMGVGLLVTVAVSLVTTPAADERRAIYFERLGAD